The sequence tatgacgaTGCAAATATTGATTTAtgtctttatttatttccctcaaatatttaaaaaaaatttctttttcttgactTCCATACTTGCAAGGGGATCTATCGTCtccatttcttattttttgaaaatagaCTTCTATGTATTAGAGTGAGAAAACTCATAGATGCGAAAGTACAAGGTTCCATCGACCACATAATGAAATTTAGTCAAATTGtttttaccgaaaaaaaaaaaattagtcaaaTTGTTGTTTCTAATGGTCCCATTTCGGTAATACTGGCCTTCCTGGTCTAGGTAAACTAATGGATCAGTTAGATTGGTGATCTTATGAAATTGCAACTTTTGGCAAATGCCCCTACTGGAAGAATGTTGTTGGCAGTTCCCACCATTTGTTGATAGACAAGTCAAGATCTCGATTGGCCaagtttcaatttcaaattcaatcatttagtCCATGGTTTTAAGAACTGTGAATCGAATCAGACTGATACTtgacatatgagagagagaccTTACAACCACAACACTATGACTCATTATATGAGAGGGTGTGGGAAGGTACTCCAGAGTTGGGATTTTTTCCAAATTTCATGCAAGACAAGGCATCCAGTCCTGCCAACTCTTCCAAGTCCCAGGCTCCCAGCTAGTTCAAAAAGCGGAGAGACTCATGAAGACACTTCTCCGATGTTTCGTCCATAGCTTCTCTGCACAAGCCATTAACAAATTTGACCAAAATATAGAGCTTAAGCAACTGCTCAGTAATTAACTGGTAAGAGCCTCGTCATTCTCGGGTATACATGTACATGGCCATTGATGATCAAAGCTCCCCTTTAGTCTCAGATCCAACAAATTAAAAAGTCTAAAACCATCTCAATATAATAACAAACAACACCACCAATTATGATACCTTCACTCCTCTTGAGTCAGAGATAAATAGGAACCATGTTTGTAGTGATAGCAGTCACACCTGCATTTTCTGTTACAGTACTGATATTCTGTAAGTACAGTTAAAGAACTCCATCCCACATCCTATACACCAATGCCAAGACTGCAAAACTGCTACCATATATAAATCCACACGCctcaaaaagaaacaaaaaaaaccaccTGTTGATCCAATTCCTCCCCTGTAAGTTGTAGCCCAGAGGGCTCAGGGAAATCTTTGCATCCAATCCGATCTCCGATTGCTCGAATGGTGAAGTGCTTCGAGATAGGGTATGAAACCATTCACAGTCCTACCTGGTGCTCCAGACTTGTATCTCCCAAAACCTTCCTCTATCTTTTGCTGCCCTACCTGTGGATAATCATAATCAGTTCTTCCCAACCTTGCATTAGCCTCTATGAGATAACCATCAGATattctctcaaattcattttgCATTATCACTGGTGCACCACTATAACCCGGGATCTCTTGcatattaaaaatgaaatctGTTCGAGGACAGCCCGCTGGATGCGATTGCAAAACATGATGAGGATTTTGAAGTGTCTGGATCCTCTCCCCACGTGGAGACCTATCCACATGGAATCCCACCTTCCATGGTGTATTAGACCATAAGTCAACTGGATGTGACTGCAAAGCATGATGAGGATTTTGAAGAGTCTGGATCCTATCCCCATGCGCTGACTTGCCCACATAGGATCCCAGCCTACAAGGGATATCAGCCCATGAGTCAATTGAATGTGATTGCAAAGCATGATGAGGATTTTGAAGAGTCTGGATCCTCTCCACATGTGGTGACATGCCCACATAGGATCCCACCCTCCATGAGTTATCAGACCATGAGTGAATTAGATGCGATTGCAAAGCATGATGCAGATTTGGAAGAGTTTGGATCCTCTCCCCACGTGGTGACCTACCCCCATGGGATCCCACTGCCCATGGGGTATTAAACCAAGAGTCAATGGTGCAATAATTGCTCTGGCTCTTGGTCTGAATATCACATGGGCGTTGGGATCCCATGTAGGGAGTGTAACTCCTCTCCCCATGTGGGGAGTTGACCTGGACTCGATTTTGAAGCGGCATCTCTTGAATTTGGGGCAACCCGCCATTGGATCCTTTCCTTATCACACCGAGAGTTTTTGTCCTCCTGTTGCGGGCGACCACGAACTTGAAGGTACTGCATTTCCCTAAAGGGAATGACTTATCACATCTTGGTCCATCTCCTCTCTTATTCTTATAACCAGGATAATCAGCTATCTTGAACTCAGCACACTCGATCAATTCTAGCGAGTGCCTACTAGCAAGTTCTTCAAGATTCCAATTGCAAAATGGGCCAGCAGTCTTGTGGTTCACATGAATCTCACCGCATGGCCGAAGCATACCACTTGCATTCCTGAAAAAGCCTTTCATCAATTTCTTGTGCATCCTGCATAAAGCACCAAGTTCATTAGTAGACACAAAACTAGCCTCTTTAACAAATTTTatatcttcaaatttttttgtctgaaaaaaaaaaaaaaaaaaaaggatcaagtTGCCCCATCAGCCACACATATTTAAAATAATGGCAAAATGACCCTTTGTAAATTAGCTCCTAAAGGACAATTATGTGCTCTAATCTATTCAAAATCATAAAGACAACTTCTCCATACTCAATTATCTTCAACTAAACCATCATTattcttcaatttttcattttcaataaTTCACTTTAACGGCCAGGACAATCAATCGATACACCAAAAGATCAATCAAATATGGATGAGAGAAATAATCAATTTTACACATGATTCTAGTAGTTCACACCAAACTAATGACACTTAGTATTCAAGGTACTCTAGGTCCCATTATAATGCCTCCTCATACTAAACCTTAACTGCATAAATCATAACCTTGAAGTTA is a genomic window of Macadamia integrifolia cultivar HAES 741 chromosome 13, SCU_Mint_v3, whole genome shotgun sequence containing:
- the LOC122059311 gene encoding uncharacterized protein LOC122059311, with protein sequence MAKVVAEGASMAEEISSTGWLKHYSSCHQILLVGEGDFSFSLCLAQSFGSASNIVATSLDSYDSVIGKYKKAKLNLEKLEKLGAVLLHKVDATKMKLHTDLKMRKFDRIIFNFPHAGFHGKEDQVRVIRMHKKLMKGFFRNASGMLRPCGEIHVNHKTAGPFCNWNLEELASRHSLELIECAEFKIADYPGYKNKRGDGPRCDKSFPLGKCSTFKFVVARNRRTKTLGVIRKGSNGGLPQIQEMPLQNRVQVNSPHGERSYTPYMGSQRPCDIQTKSQSNYCTIDSWFNTPWAVGSHGGRSPRGERIQTLPNLHHALQSHLIHSWSDNSWRVGSYVGMSPHVERIQTLQNPHHALQSHSIDSWADIPCRLGSYVGKSAHGDRIQTLQNPHHALQSHPVDLWSNTPWKVGFHVDRSPRGERIQTLQNPHHVLQSHPAGCPRTDFIFNMQEIPGYSGAPVIMQNEFERISDGYLIEANARLGRTDYDYPQVGQQKIEEGFGRYKSGAPGRTVNGFIPYLEALHHSSNRRSDWMQRFP